A single region of the Salvia miltiorrhiza cultivar Shanhuang (shh) chromosome 8, IMPLAD_Smil_shh, whole genome shotgun sequence genome encodes:
- the LOC131001996 gene encoding sister chromatid cohesion 1 protein 1 isoform X3: protein MFYSHQLLARKAPLGQIWMAATMHAKIHRRKLDKLNIIKICEEILNPSVPMALRLSGILMGGVVIVYERKVKLLYDDVTRLLVEINEAWKVKSAPSDPTRLPKAKAQAKFASVTLPPNRNEDLGEVEESLPYSDTTTIMDFQQTSYFAMRLDNLDDPYLNQNLQGDQEQNHHQAEAANITLNDNYDSYQADTTTFNHFERFDVEGDGETQLNFTPPEHAGIPSIIPSPPRQEELPKSDEVPERHHEEQVKQQSAESKEANLDQKRQKNAQRGRAKRPAGLAMDYDQTIITGHVYQYWLQDSSDIVRERRRKRPKDALSLMKIGTVMEYPSVVLMEKLFTNGLSQVHYPAPLLEMWIRSIQPPHDSPSGGASRPQPPEPSSSSPPERMQFSEPARDPYEVFHNGVGSPPTRISIEKQRANAPNNEMPPEVLIEELRDKLQNHGFGAVETNGASASKVNLMATPANSGDGIRSLPSSGSGHGFISHNSDTTSGRSRKKRPFPTSNDSGNGLEPVAEDLSWEHPDPNFKLAKVSENQFTSDFADLLVETGPTQTQKQQIINQPLDQITDSIRMHLKTHFDTPGNAKVESLNQLALGMNRKRAACLFYQTCVLATRYCIRVEQKVPYGDILISRGPKM from the exons ATGTTTTACTCTCATCAGCTTTTAGCTCGCAAAGCTCCTCTCGGACAAATATG GATGGCGGCGACGATGCATGCAAAGATCCACCGGCGAAAGCTAGACAAGCTTAATATTATCAAAATCTG CGAAGAGATTCTGAATCCTTCTGTTCCAATGGCTCTCAGACTTTCTGGGATTCTCATGG GTGGAGTTGTAATTGTTTACGAGAGAAAAGTAAAACTACTTTACG ATGATGTAACCCGTCTGCTG GTGGAAATCAATGAAGCTTGGAAAGTTAAAAGTGCTCCATCAGATCCAACGAGACTTCCCAAGGCCAAAGCTCAAGCTAA ATTTGCATCTGTTACATTGCCACCAAATCGTAATGAAGACCTGGGGGAGGTCGAGGAGTCACTTCCATATTCTGATACAACCACCATAATGGATTTTCAACAAACCTCCTATTTTGCTATG AGACTGGATAACTTGGATGATCCCTATCTAAACCAAAATCTTCAAGGTGATCAAGAACAGAACCACCATCAAG CTGAAGCTGCTAATATTACATTAAATGACAATTATGATTCGTATCAGGCAGACACCACAACATTCAATCATTTTGAAAG GTTTGATGTTGAAGGGGATGGAGAGACACAATTGAACTTCACTCCACCAGAACATGCAGGGATTCCTAGTATCATACCATCACCACCTCGTCAAGAGGAGCTCCCTAAGT CTGATGAAGTCCCGGAACGACATCATGAGGAGCAAGTCAAGCAGCAATCTGCAGAAAGCAAGGAAGCTAATTTG GATCAAAAGAGGCAGAAAAATGCTCAAAGGGGGAGGGCAAAGAGACCTGCAGGTCTTGCAATGGACTATGATCAAACTATCATTACTGGTCACGTGTATCAATATTGGCTTCAGGATTCCTCTGATATTGTAAGAGAAAGGAGAAGAAAG AGACCCAAGGATGCCTTGTCCTTGATGAAGATAGGCACTGTCATGGAGTATCCTTCTGTTGTACTGATGGAGAAGTTATTCACAAATGGACTCTCACAAGTTCACTATCCAGCGCCTCTTTTGGAAATGTGGATAAGAAGTATCCAACCTCCGCACGATTCACCTTCTG GTGGAGCCTCTCGTCCTCAACCACCAGAACCATCTTCATCATCTCCACCGGAAAGAATGCAGTTTTCAGAACCAGCTAGAGAT CCATATGAAGTTTTTCACAATGGAGTTGGCTCGCCTCCAACGAGAATTTCTATTGAGAAGCAAAGAGCAAATGCGCCAAATAATGAGATGCCCCCTGAGGTATTAATTGAGGAGCTTAGAGACAAACTACAAAACCATGGATTTGGAGCTGTAGAGACTAACGGAGCGAGCGCCTCCAAGGTCAATCTGATGGCAACCCCAGCAAATTCTG GTGATGGAATTAGGTCACTCCCCAGCTCAGGATCGGGGCATGGTTTTATCTCACACAACTCAGACACCACATCAGGAAG GTCTAGAAAAAAAAGACCATTTCCTACTTCTAATGACAGTGGAAATGGCCTCGAACCCGTAGCAGAAGATCTTTCGTGGGAGCATCCTGATCCCAACTTTAAGTTAGCTAAAGTATCCGAGAATCAGTTCACATCAGATTTTG CAGATCTTCTGGTAGAAACTGGACCAACACAAACACAGAAGCAGCAGATCATTAATCAGCCACTAGACCAGATAACCGATTCTATCcgaat GCACTTGAAGACTCATTTCGACACTCCCGGCAATGCCAAAGTCGAATCTCTAAACCAATTAGCTTTAGGGATGAACAGAAAGAGAGCAGCATGTCTTTTCTACCAGACTTGTG TTCTTGCTACACGATACTGCATAAGAGTTGAACAGAAGGTGCCGTATGGAGACATACTAATTTCCAGAGGTCCAAAGATGTGA
- the LOC131001996 gene encoding sister chromatid cohesion 1 protein 1 isoform X1, with the protein MFYSHQLLARKAPLGQIWMAATMHAKIHRRKLDKLNIIKICEEILNPSVPMALRLSGILMGGVVIVYERKVKLLYDDVTRLLVEINEAWKVKSAPSDPTRLPKAKAQAKFASVTLPPNRNEDLGEVEESLPYSDTTTIMDFQQTSYFAMRLDNLDDPYLNQNLQGDQEQNHHQAEAANITLNDNYDSYQADTTTFNHFERFDVEGDGETQLNFTPPEHAGIPSIIPSPPRQEELPKSDEVPERHHEEQVKQQSAESKEANLQDQKRQKNAQRGRAKRPAGLAMDYDQTIITGHVYQYWLQDSSDIVRERRRKRPKDALSLMKIGTVMEYPSVVLMEKLFTNGLSQVHYPAPLLEMWIRSIQPPHDSPSGGASRPQPPEPSSSSPPERMQFSEPARDPYEVFHNGVGSPPTRISIEKQRANAPNNEMPPEVLIEELRDKLQNHGFGAVETNGASASKVNLMATPANSGDGIRSLPSSGSGHGFISHNSDTTSGRSRKKRPFPTSNDSGNGLEPVAEDLSWEHPDPNFKLAKVSENQFTSDFADLLVETGPTQTQKQQIINQPLDQITDSIRMHLKTHFDTPGNAKVESLNQLALGMNRKRAACLFYQTCVLATRYCIRVEQKVPYGDILISRGPKM; encoded by the exons ATGTTTTACTCTCATCAGCTTTTAGCTCGCAAAGCTCCTCTCGGACAAATATG GATGGCGGCGACGATGCATGCAAAGATCCACCGGCGAAAGCTAGACAAGCTTAATATTATCAAAATCTG CGAAGAGATTCTGAATCCTTCTGTTCCAATGGCTCTCAGACTTTCTGGGATTCTCATGG GTGGAGTTGTAATTGTTTACGAGAGAAAAGTAAAACTACTTTACG ATGATGTAACCCGTCTGCTG GTGGAAATCAATGAAGCTTGGAAAGTTAAAAGTGCTCCATCAGATCCAACGAGACTTCCCAAGGCCAAAGCTCAAGCTAA ATTTGCATCTGTTACATTGCCACCAAATCGTAATGAAGACCTGGGGGAGGTCGAGGAGTCACTTCCATATTCTGATACAACCACCATAATGGATTTTCAACAAACCTCCTATTTTGCTATG AGACTGGATAACTTGGATGATCCCTATCTAAACCAAAATCTTCAAGGTGATCAAGAACAGAACCACCATCAAG CTGAAGCTGCTAATATTACATTAAATGACAATTATGATTCGTATCAGGCAGACACCACAACATTCAATCATTTTGAAAG GTTTGATGTTGAAGGGGATGGAGAGACACAATTGAACTTCACTCCACCAGAACATGCAGGGATTCCTAGTATCATACCATCACCACCTCGTCAAGAGGAGCTCCCTAAGT CTGATGAAGTCCCGGAACGACATCATGAGGAGCAAGTCAAGCAGCAATCTGCAGAAAGCAAGGAAGCTAATTTG CAGGATCAAAAGAGGCAGAAAAATGCTCAAAGGGGGAGGGCAAAGAGACCTGCAGGTCTTGCAATGGACTATGATCAAACTATCATTACTGGTCACGTGTATCAATATTGGCTTCAGGATTCCTCTGATATTGTAAGAGAAAGGAGAAGAAAG AGACCCAAGGATGCCTTGTCCTTGATGAAGATAGGCACTGTCATGGAGTATCCTTCTGTTGTACTGATGGAGAAGTTATTCACAAATGGACTCTCACAAGTTCACTATCCAGCGCCTCTTTTGGAAATGTGGATAAGAAGTATCCAACCTCCGCACGATTCACCTTCTG GTGGAGCCTCTCGTCCTCAACCACCAGAACCATCTTCATCATCTCCACCGGAAAGAATGCAGTTTTCAGAACCAGCTAGAGAT CCATATGAAGTTTTTCACAATGGAGTTGGCTCGCCTCCAACGAGAATTTCTATTGAGAAGCAAAGAGCAAATGCGCCAAATAATGAGATGCCCCCTGAGGTATTAATTGAGGAGCTTAGAGACAAACTACAAAACCATGGATTTGGAGCTGTAGAGACTAACGGAGCGAGCGCCTCCAAGGTCAATCTGATGGCAACCCCAGCAAATTCTG GTGATGGAATTAGGTCACTCCCCAGCTCAGGATCGGGGCATGGTTTTATCTCACACAACTCAGACACCACATCAGGAAG GTCTAGAAAAAAAAGACCATTTCCTACTTCTAATGACAGTGGAAATGGCCTCGAACCCGTAGCAGAAGATCTTTCGTGGGAGCATCCTGATCCCAACTTTAAGTTAGCTAAAGTATCCGAGAATCAGTTCACATCAGATTTTG CAGATCTTCTGGTAGAAACTGGACCAACACAAACACAGAAGCAGCAGATCATTAATCAGCCACTAGACCAGATAACCGATTCTATCcgaat GCACTTGAAGACTCATTTCGACACTCCCGGCAATGCCAAAGTCGAATCTCTAAACCAATTAGCTTTAGGGATGAACAGAAAGAGAGCAGCATGTCTTTTCTACCAGACTTGTG TTCTTGCTACACGATACTGCATAAGAGTTGAACAGAAGGTGCCGTATGGAGACATACTAATTTCCAGAGGTCCAAAGATGTGA
- the LOC131001996 gene encoding sister chromatid cohesion 1 protein 1 isoform X2, which translates to MFYSHQLLARKAPLGQIWMAATMHAKIHRRKLDKLNIIKICEEILNPSVPMALRLSGILMGGVVIVYERKVKLLYDDVTRLLVEINEAWKVKSAPSDPTRLPKAKAQAKFASVTLPPNRNEDLGEVEESLPYSDTTTIMDFQQTSYFAMRLDNLDDPYLNQNLQGDQEQNHHQAEAANITLNDNYDSYQADTTTFNHFERFDVEGDGETQLNFTPPEHAGIPSIIPSPPRQEELPKSDEVPERHHEEQVKQQSAESKEANLQDQKRQKNAQRGRAKRPAGLAMDYDQTIITGHVYQYWLQDSSDIVRERRRKRPKDALSLMKIGTVMEYPSVVLMEKLFTNGLSQVHYPAPLLEMWIRSIQPPHDSPSGGASRPQPPEPSSSSPPERMQFSEPARDPYEVFHNGVGSPPTRISIEKQRANAPNNEMPPEVLIEELRDKLQNHGFGAVETNGASASKVNLMATPANSGDGIRSLPSSGSGHGFISHNSDTTSGRSRKKRPFPTSNDSGNGLEPVAEDLSWEHPDPNFKLAKVSENQFTSDFDLLVETGPTQTQKQQIINQPLDQITDSIRMHLKTHFDTPGNAKVESLNQLALGMNRKRAACLFYQTCVLATRYCIRVEQKVPYGDILISRGPKM; encoded by the exons ATGTTTTACTCTCATCAGCTTTTAGCTCGCAAAGCTCCTCTCGGACAAATATG GATGGCGGCGACGATGCATGCAAAGATCCACCGGCGAAAGCTAGACAAGCTTAATATTATCAAAATCTG CGAAGAGATTCTGAATCCTTCTGTTCCAATGGCTCTCAGACTTTCTGGGATTCTCATGG GTGGAGTTGTAATTGTTTACGAGAGAAAAGTAAAACTACTTTACG ATGATGTAACCCGTCTGCTG GTGGAAATCAATGAAGCTTGGAAAGTTAAAAGTGCTCCATCAGATCCAACGAGACTTCCCAAGGCCAAAGCTCAAGCTAA ATTTGCATCTGTTACATTGCCACCAAATCGTAATGAAGACCTGGGGGAGGTCGAGGAGTCACTTCCATATTCTGATACAACCACCATAATGGATTTTCAACAAACCTCCTATTTTGCTATG AGACTGGATAACTTGGATGATCCCTATCTAAACCAAAATCTTCAAGGTGATCAAGAACAGAACCACCATCAAG CTGAAGCTGCTAATATTACATTAAATGACAATTATGATTCGTATCAGGCAGACACCACAACATTCAATCATTTTGAAAG GTTTGATGTTGAAGGGGATGGAGAGACACAATTGAACTTCACTCCACCAGAACATGCAGGGATTCCTAGTATCATACCATCACCACCTCGTCAAGAGGAGCTCCCTAAGT CTGATGAAGTCCCGGAACGACATCATGAGGAGCAAGTCAAGCAGCAATCTGCAGAAAGCAAGGAAGCTAATTTG CAGGATCAAAAGAGGCAGAAAAATGCTCAAAGGGGGAGGGCAAAGAGACCTGCAGGTCTTGCAATGGACTATGATCAAACTATCATTACTGGTCACGTGTATCAATATTGGCTTCAGGATTCCTCTGATATTGTAAGAGAAAGGAGAAGAAAG AGACCCAAGGATGCCTTGTCCTTGATGAAGATAGGCACTGTCATGGAGTATCCTTCTGTTGTACTGATGGAGAAGTTATTCACAAATGGACTCTCACAAGTTCACTATCCAGCGCCTCTTTTGGAAATGTGGATAAGAAGTATCCAACCTCCGCACGATTCACCTTCTG GTGGAGCCTCTCGTCCTCAACCACCAGAACCATCTTCATCATCTCCACCGGAAAGAATGCAGTTTTCAGAACCAGCTAGAGAT CCATATGAAGTTTTTCACAATGGAGTTGGCTCGCCTCCAACGAGAATTTCTATTGAGAAGCAAAGAGCAAATGCGCCAAATAATGAGATGCCCCCTGAGGTATTAATTGAGGAGCTTAGAGACAAACTACAAAACCATGGATTTGGAGCTGTAGAGACTAACGGAGCGAGCGCCTCCAAGGTCAATCTGATGGCAACCCCAGCAAATTCTG GTGATGGAATTAGGTCACTCCCCAGCTCAGGATCGGGGCATGGTTTTATCTCACACAACTCAGACACCACATCAGGAAG GTCTAGAAAAAAAAGACCATTTCCTACTTCTAATGACAGTGGAAATGGCCTCGAACCCGTAGCAGAAGATCTTTCGTGGGAGCATCCTGATCCCAACTTTAAGTTAGCTAAAGTATCCGAGAATCAGTTCACATCAGATTTTG ATCTTCTGGTAGAAACTGGACCAACACAAACACAGAAGCAGCAGATCATTAATCAGCCACTAGACCAGATAACCGATTCTATCcgaat GCACTTGAAGACTCATTTCGACACTCCCGGCAATGCCAAAGTCGAATCTCTAAACCAATTAGCTTTAGGGATGAACAGAAAGAGAGCAGCATGTCTTTTCTACCAGACTTGTG TTCTTGCTACACGATACTGCATAAGAGTTGAACAGAAGGTGCCGTATGGAGACATACTAATTTCCAGAGGTCCAAAGATGTGA
- the LOC131001996 gene encoding sister chromatid cohesion 1 protein 1 isoform X4: MFYSHQLLARKAPLGQIWMAATMHAKIHRRKLDKLNIIKICEEILNPSVPMALRLSGILMGGVVIVYERKVKLLYDDVTRLLVEINEAWKVKSAPSDPTRLPKAKAQAKFASVTLPPNRNEDLGEVEESLPYSDTTTIMDFQQTSYFAMRLDNLDDPYLNQNLQGDQEQNHHQAEAANITLNDNYDSYQADTTTFNHFERFDVEGDGETQLNFTPPEHAGIPSIIPSPPRQEELPKSDEVPERHHEEQVKQQSAESKEANLDQKRQKNAQRGRAKRPAGLAMDYDQTIITGHVYQYWLQDSSDIVRERRRKRPKDALSLMKIGTVMEYPSVVLMEKLFTNGLSQVHYPAPLLEMWIRSIQPPHDSPSGGASRPQPPEPSSSSPPERMQFSEPARDPYEVFHNGVGSPPTRISIEKQRANAPNNEMPPEVLIEELRDKLQNHGFGAVETNGASASKVNLMATPANSGDGIRSLPSSGSGHGFISHNSDTTSGRSRKKRPFPTSNDSGNGLEPVAEDLSWEHPDPNFKLAKVSENQFTSDFDLLVETGPTQTQKQQIINQPLDQITDSIRMHLKTHFDTPGNAKVESLNQLALGMNRKRAACLFYQTCVLATRYCIRVEQKVPYGDILISRGPKM; the protein is encoded by the exons ATGTTTTACTCTCATCAGCTTTTAGCTCGCAAAGCTCCTCTCGGACAAATATG GATGGCGGCGACGATGCATGCAAAGATCCACCGGCGAAAGCTAGACAAGCTTAATATTATCAAAATCTG CGAAGAGATTCTGAATCCTTCTGTTCCAATGGCTCTCAGACTTTCTGGGATTCTCATGG GTGGAGTTGTAATTGTTTACGAGAGAAAAGTAAAACTACTTTACG ATGATGTAACCCGTCTGCTG GTGGAAATCAATGAAGCTTGGAAAGTTAAAAGTGCTCCATCAGATCCAACGAGACTTCCCAAGGCCAAAGCTCAAGCTAA ATTTGCATCTGTTACATTGCCACCAAATCGTAATGAAGACCTGGGGGAGGTCGAGGAGTCACTTCCATATTCTGATACAACCACCATAATGGATTTTCAACAAACCTCCTATTTTGCTATG AGACTGGATAACTTGGATGATCCCTATCTAAACCAAAATCTTCAAGGTGATCAAGAACAGAACCACCATCAAG CTGAAGCTGCTAATATTACATTAAATGACAATTATGATTCGTATCAGGCAGACACCACAACATTCAATCATTTTGAAAG GTTTGATGTTGAAGGGGATGGAGAGACACAATTGAACTTCACTCCACCAGAACATGCAGGGATTCCTAGTATCATACCATCACCACCTCGTCAAGAGGAGCTCCCTAAGT CTGATGAAGTCCCGGAACGACATCATGAGGAGCAAGTCAAGCAGCAATCTGCAGAAAGCAAGGAAGCTAATTTG GATCAAAAGAGGCAGAAAAATGCTCAAAGGGGGAGGGCAAAGAGACCTGCAGGTCTTGCAATGGACTATGATCAAACTATCATTACTGGTCACGTGTATCAATATTGGCTTCAGGATTCCTCTGATATTGTAAGAGAAAGGAGAAGAAAG AGACCCAAGGATGCCTTGTCCTTGATGAAGATAGGCACTGTCATGGAGTATCCTTCTGTTGTACTGATGGAGAAGTTATTCACAAATGGACTCTCACAAGTTCACTATCCAGCGCCTCTTTTGGAAATGTGGATAAGAAGTATCCAACCTCCGCACGATTCACCTTCTG GTGGAGCCTCTCGTCCTCAACCACCAGAACCATCTTCATCATCTCCACCGGAAAGAATGCAGTTTTCAGAACCAGCTAGAGAT CCATATGAAGTTTTTCACAATGGAGTTGGCTCGCCTCCAACGAGAATTTCTATTGAGAAGCAAAGAGCAAATGCGCCAAATAATGAGATGCCCCCTGAGGTATTAATTGAGGAGCTTAGAGACAAACTACAAAACCATGGATTTGGAGCTGTAGAGACTAACGGAGCGAGCGCCTCCAAGGTCAATCTGATGGCAACCCCAGCAAATTCTG GTGATGGAATTAGGTCACTCCCCAGCTCAGGATCGGGGCATGGTTTTATCTCACACAACTCAGACACCACATCAGGAAG GTCTAGAAAAAAAAGACCATTTCCTACTTCTAATGACAGTGGAAATGGCCTCGAACCCGTAGCAGAAGATCTTTCGTGGGAGCATCCTGATCCCAACTTTAAGTTAGCTAAAGTATCCGAGAATCAGTTCACATCAGATTTTG ATCTTCTGGTAGAAACTGGACCAACACAAACACAGAAGCAGCAGATCATTAATCAGCCACTAGACCAGATAACCGATTCTATCcgaat GCACTTGAAGACTCATTTCGACACTCCCGGCAATGCCAAAGTCGAATCTCTAAACCAATTAGCTTTAGGGATGAACAGAAAGAGAGCAGCATGTCTTTTCTACCAGACTTGTG TTCTTGCTACACGATACTGCATAAGAGTTGAACAGAAGGTGCCGTATGGAGACATACTAATTTCCAGAGGTCCAAAGATGTGA